The Candidatus Brocadiaceae bacterium genome has a segment encoding these proteins:
- a CDS encoding acetyl-CoA carboxylase carboxyltransferase subunit beta, whose translation MLRFRRKKKPVPDGLFVKCDGCGALVYRKNVEERMQTCPECNHHFRIGAWSRIALHTDEGSFQECDKDMESCDPLEFVAVKAYRDQLKKYVDGCGLKEAIVCGTCTIESRPCVFAAMDFRFAGASMGSVVGEKLSRAVELAGERRLPLVTVAASGGARMQESAFSLMQMAKTCAALNRFSRAGGAFISILTDPTTGGVTASWASMGDVLIAEPGALIGFAGRRVIEQTIKQELPDDFQTAEFLLEHGFLDMIVERSQIKPTVAGLLEYLS comes from the coding sequence ATGCTGCGCTTCCGACGCAAGAAGAAGCCGGTGCCCGACGGCCTGTTCGTCAAGTGCGACGGCTGCGGGGCGCTCGTCTATCGCAAGAACGTCGAAGAGCGCATGCAGACCTGCCCGGAGTGCAACCACCATTTCCGCATCGGCGCCTGGTCCCGCATCGCCCTCCACACCGACGAGGGCAGTTTCCAGGAGTGCGACAAGGACATGGAGTCGTGCGACCCCCTGGAGTTCGTCGCGGTCAAGGCCTATCGCGACCAGCTCAAGAAGTATGTGGACGGCTGCGGGCTCAAGGAAGCCATCGTCTGCGGCACGTGCACGATCGAGAGCCGGCCGTGCGTCTTCGCCGCCATGGACTTCCGCTTCGCCGGCGCCAGCATGGGCAGCGTCGTCGGCGAGAAGCTCTCGCGCGCGGTGGAGCTGGCCGGCGAGCGCCGCCTGCCGCTCGTGACCGTGGCCGCCTCCGGCGGAGCCCGCATGCAGGAGAGCGCCTTCTCCCTGATGCAGATGGCCAAGACCTGCGCGGCGCTGAACCGCTTCAGCCGCGCGGGCGGGGCGTTCATCAGCATCCTGACCGACCCGACCACCGGCGGCGTCACCGCCAGCTGGGCCAGCATGGGCGACGTGCTCATCGCCGAGCCCGGGGCGCTCATCGGCTTCGCCGGCCGGCGCGTCATCGAGCAGACGATCAAGCAGGAGCTTCCGGACGACTTTCAGACCGCCGAGTTCCTGCTCGAACACGGCTTCCTGGACATGATCGTCGAGCGCAGCCAGATCAAACCCACCGTGGCCGGCCTGCTCGAATACCTCAGTTGA
- a CDS encoding ribulose-phosphate 3-epimerase, which yields MPIKIAPSMVDADLTDLRAAVTELEAGGADRLHVDVADGHFVPNIMLGPYVAAAVARCARVPVGAHLMVTDPVRYAPPFAEAGCDTIFFHAEAVPDLEAAVAAVRELGVAVGVALKVHTPAEAVESLVGRIDCLMAMTVEPGFSGQGFLEEGCHKIPALRRMFGPDLDIYVDGGIGPATAGVAVGYGANVLVAASAVFRADVPPARALQRLREAALAPRAPQERS from the coding sequence ATGCCGATCAAGATTGCGCCCTCGATGGTCGACGCCGACCTGACCGACCTGCGGGCCGCCGTGACCGAACTGGAGGCCGGCGGCGCCGACCGCCTGCATGTCGACGTGGCCGACGGGCACTTCGTCCCCAACATCATGCTGGGGCCCTACGTCGCCGCCGCCGTCGCCCGGTGTGCCCGCGTGCCCGTGGGCGCCCACCTGATGGTGACCGATCCGGTCAGGTACGCCCCCCCGTTCGCCGAAGCCGGCTGCGACACGATCTTCTTCCATGCCGAGGCGGTCCCGGACCTCGAGGCCGCCGTGGCGGCCGTCCGGGAGCTGGGCGTCGCCGTGGGCGTCGCGCTCAAGGTGCATACGCCGGCGGAGGCCGTGGAGTCGCTCGTCGGGCGGATCGACTGCCTGATGGCGATGACGGTCGAGCCGGGCTTCAGCGGGCAGGGCTTCCTGGAAGAGGGGTGCCACAAGATTCCGGCGCTGCGGCGCATGTTCGGGCCGGACCTCGACATCTACGTCGACGGCGGCATCGGGCCGGCAACGGCCGGGGTGGCGGTCGGCTACGGGGCCAACGTGCTGGTGGCCGCCTCAGCGGTCTTCCGGGCCGACGTGCCGCCGGCCCGGGCTCTGCAGCGCCTGCGGGAGGCCGCGCTGGCCCCACGAGCCCCGCAGGAACGTTCATAG